The Desulfosoma caldarium genome has a window encoding:
- a CDS encoding P-loop NTPase gives MILGIASGKGGTGKTTVACNLAAALECSVVLADCDVEEPNAHLFLKPHWDVVTPITLDVPVVDAQKCTLCGACQDLCQFKAIAVLPETVLTFHELCHSCGGCALVCPAEAISWGSRQIGERRTGRRGPIRVVNGTLRIGEAMAPPLIGAVRQAAADIPNCAVVLVDAPPGTSCPVVASLWGVDYVVLVTEPTPFGLNDLALAVAAVKKMGIPCGLVVNRCDVGDDRIHTFAHGENLPILLEIPFDRKVAEQYAQGHLLVDVFPEWKTMMQGLYKAVVRELERASSGASPKEWGAAPETREVSA, from the coding sequence ATGATTCTCGGCATTGCCAGCGGCAAGGGCGGGACGGGAAAAACCACCGTGGCCTGCAACCTGGCGGCGGCACTGGAATGCTCCGTGGTTTTGGCCGACTGTGATGTGGAAGAACCCAACGCCCATCTGTTTCTCAAGCCGCACTGGGACGTCGTGACCCCGATCACATTAGACGTTCCGGTCGTGGATGCGCAAAAATGCACGCTGTGCGGAGCGTGTCAGGATCTGTGCCAGTTCAAGGCCATCGCGGTGCTTCCGGAAACGGTCCTGACCTTTCACGAGTTGTGTCACAGCTGCGGCGGCTGCGCGTTGGTGTGCCCCGCGGAGGCAATCTCGTGGGGGTCTCGGCAGATCGGAGAGCGGCGTACGGGGCGTCGCGGCCCCATTCGGGTCGTGAACGGCACGCTGCGCATTGGGGAAGCCATGGCTCCTCCTCTCATTGGCGCCGTGCGCCAGGCGGCAGCCGATATCCCGAATTGTGCGGTGGTGCTCGTGGACGCGCCGCCGGGCACATCTTGTCCAGTGGTGGCCAGTCTGTGGGGCGTCGATTATGTCGTCTTAGTGACCGAACCGACGCCGTTCGGTCTGAACGATCTCGCCTTGGCCGTTGCTGCGGTGAAGAAGATGGGCATCCCCTGCGGGCTTGTCGTCAATCGGTGCGACGTCGGAGACGACCGCATTCACACCTTCGCTCATGGCGAAAACTTACCCATCCTTTTGGAAATCCCTTTTGATCGAAAAGTGGCGGAACAGTACGCTCAAGGGCATCTTCTTGTGGATGTCTTTCCTGAATGGAAAACCATGATGCAGGGGCTCTACAAGGCGGTGGTTCGAGAATTGGAGCGGGCGTCTTCCGGCGCTTCGCCCAAAGAGTGGGGGGCGGCCCCTGAGACGCGCGAGGTTTCGGCATGA
- a CDS encoding sulfite exporter TauE/SafE family protein, with protein sequence MNSWSNRMVTNYLPTGLLLIAVTLLATWSLTSKIPQDVGVPAITIHRGISLVCVGLVAGVLGGLIGTGGCSVMLPVIHFWMGYPATVAIGTTLFAVIFTGISGGIGHLARKNLDVSATAWLGGAGIVGVVAGSYLFTLLSNHAKLLNLILGAAFLWPAVRMIWEGALHAKKPQQEGATVPGPAWGWALMGLFVGVLTGIVGLGGGYVLVPGLIYLFGAPVYVTMGTSLATMIPLAVVGGGIKLVQGYVAVSSGLLLAGGTTVGAQIGAAIIKRFKPTTLKLIFGLYFLYVSIKFIAGYFGITVW encoded by the coding sequence ATGAACTCGTGGTCTAATAGAATGGTCACGAATTATCTGCCGACAGGACTTCTTCTCATTGCGGTGACGTTACTGGCGACTTGGTCCTTGACCTCCAAAATTCCACAAGACGTCGGCGTGCCGGCGATAACCATCCACCGAGGCATCAGCCTGGTGTGCGTCGGCCTTGTCGCGGGTGTCCTAGGGGGCCTCATCGGCACAGGAGGCTGCAGCGTGATGCTGCCCGTTATCCACTTCTGGATGGGGTATCCGGCCACGGTCGCCATTGGAACAACACTCTTTGCCGTCATCTTTACGGGCATATCGGGTGGAATCGGGCACCTTGCGCGAAAAAACCTGGATGTCTCCGCCACCGCGTGGCTTGGTGGAGCCGGAATCGTCGGCGTCGTTGCCGGTTCGTACCTTTTCACTCTGTTGAGCAACCACGCGAAGCTCTTGAACCTCATTTTAGGCGCGGCTTTTCTGTGGCCGGCCGTGCGAATGATTTGGGAAGGAGCTCTGCACGCCAAGAAACCCCAACAGGAAGGCGCCACGGTCCCGGGGCCTGCATGGGGGTGGGCGCTCATGGGGCTATTCGTCGGAGTCCTTACTGGCATCGTCGGGCTTGGCGGGGGATATGTGCTTGTTCCGGGATTGATATATCTCTTTGGGGCTCCTGTCTATGTCACGATGGGAACCTCCCTGGCCACGATGATCCCCCTGGCCGTTGTCGGTGGAGGAATCAAACTCGTTCAGGGCTACGTGGCGGTGAGCTCGGGTCTTCTGCTGGCCGGAGGGACCACTGTCGGAGCCCAGATCGGCGCGGCGATCATCAAGCGCTTTAAGCCAACGACTCTCAAATTGATCTTCGGCCTTTATTTCCTTTACGTTTCCATCAAGTTTATCGCTGGATATTTCGGTATCACCGTTTGGTAA
- a CDS encoding sigma-54 interaction domain-containing protein produces the protein MPGTPRERSSSPLVSPDPGPPPSLEWARTILDSIADGVFTVDPNFRITFFNKAAERITGVPAQDALGRPCCEVFRANICETACALRHTMETGKAVVEQAVAILNAENREVPISISTALLKDDAGRTVGGVETFRDLTDVETLRREIHKKYRFGDILSKAPAMQRLFTILPQIAQSESTVLIQGESGTGKEVLARTIHSLSRRAKGPFVAVNCGALPDTLLESELFGHVAGAFTDAKRDRSGRFALAEGGTLFLDEIGDVSAALQVRLLRVLEERVYEPLGSSKSCKANVRIIAASNKDLEQLVEEGLFRKDLFYRINVVKLWLPPLSQRREDIPLLVNHFVDRFNRLQNKKIYGLSHEALQIFMTHDWPGNIRELENAVEHAFILCREGWIRPEHLPEHLQKVRAGFEPPRGWSLEDIEKRAIWEALERNQWKRMATARELGIDKNTLRRKILRHGLDSLIPPHGRKSSPTPHSPNPAP, from the coding sequence ATGCCGGGCACGCCGCGTGAGAGAAGCTCATCTCCGTTGGTGTCGCCGGACCCTGGACCACCGCCGTCTTTGGAATGGGCGCGAACCATTCTGGACAGCATCGCCGACGGGGTCTTTACGGTGGATCCGAATTTCCGCATCACCTTTTTCAACAAGGCGGCGGAAAGGATAACGGGGGTTCCCGCGCAGGACGCTTTGGGCAGGCCCTGTTGTGAAGTCTTTCGGGCCAACATCTGCGAGACGGCCTGTGCTCTGCGCCACACCATGGAAACGGGAAAAGCCGTGGTGGAACAGGCCGTGGCGATCCTCAACGCGGAAAACCGTGAAGTTCCCATCAGCATCAGCACGGCGCTTCTCAAAGACGACGCCGGGCGCACCGTGGGCGGCGTGGAAACCTTTCGGGACCTCACGGATGTGGAAACCCTGCGCCGGGAAATCCACAAGAAGTACCGGTTCGGAGACATCCTTTCCAAGGCGCCCGCCATGCAGCGCTTGTTCACCATTTTGCCGCAGATCGCTCAGAGCGAAAGCACGGTGTTGATTCAGGGAGAAAGCGGCACCGGCAAGGAAGTTCTGGCGCGAACCATTCACTCCCTGAGCCGCAGGGCCAAGGGGCCCTTTGTGGCCGTCAACTGCGGCGCCTTACCCGATACCCTTTTGGAATCGGAATTGTTCGGCCATGTGGCGGGGGCCTTCACCGACGCCAAGCGAGACCGCAGCGGCCGTTTCGCTCTAGCCGAAGGGGGAACCTTGTTTTTGGATGAAATCGGGGACGTGTCAGCGGCCCTGCAGGTTCGGCTCCTTCGAGTCCTTGAGGAGCGCGTCTACGAGCCCTTGGGGTCTTCCAAAAGCTGCAAGGCGAATGTGCGCATCATCGCGGCATCCAACAAGGATCTGGAGCAGCTCGTAGAAGAGGGGCTGTTCCGAAAAGATCTTTTCTACCGCATCAATGTGGTGAAGCTGTGGCTGCCGCCCCTGTCGCAGCGCCGCGAGGACATTCCCTTGTTGGTCAACCACTTCGTGGATCGTTTCAACCGATTGCAAAATAAGAAAATTTACGGCCTGAGCCACGAAGCCCTGCAAATCTTCATGACGCATGATTGGCCCGGCAACATTCGGGAACTGGAAAACGCCGTGGAACATGCCTTCATTTTGTGCCGTGAAGGCTGGATTCGCCCCGAACATTTGCCGGAACATCTTCAGAAAGTGCGAGCGGGGTTTGAACCGCCCCGCGGTTGGAGTCTGGAAGATATTGAAAAACGGGCCATTTGGGAAGCCTTAGAGCGCAATCAGTGGAAACGCATGGCGACGGCCCGCGAACTGGGCATCGACAAAAACACGCTTCGCCGAAAGATTCTCAGGCACGGCTTGGACTCGCTCATCCCGCCCCACGGCCGCAAATCCTCGCCCACGCCGCATTCCCCCAATCCTGCCCCATAA
- a CDS encoding ATP-binding protein, which translates to MKEFVVISGKGGTGKTSLVAAFAALAGKVVLCDADVDAADLHLVTRPRIVETHDFVSGHEAKIDPERCTQCGLCRQRCRFGAIDEAFRVEPLLCEGCGVCAHVCPERAVKFLEKTCGVWYVSNTVYGPMVHARLGIAEENSGKLVTLVRREARRLAESRRMDLILTDGPPGVGCPVIASIGNADAVLAVAEPTVSGRHDMERVLALANHFRVPAAVCVNKCDLHPQGAHEIAEEARKRGAPFLGFIPFDPLVTRSQVDGRSLVEYGETLVVRSIQKVWEGLQALLEENADGALEPFEDTPMAWDRAQA; encoded by the coding sequence ATGAAGGAATTCGTCGTGATCAGTGGCAAGGGCGGTACAGGAAAGACGAGTCTTGTGGCGGCCTTTGCCGCTTTGGCCGGAAAAGTCGTTTTATGTGATGCGGATGTGGATGCAGCGGACCTGCACCTTGTGACTCGGCCTCGAATCGTGGAAACCCACGACTTTGTTTCCGGTCACGAAGCCAAAATCGACCCTGAACGCTGCACTCAGTGCGGCCTATGCCGGCAACGGTGCCGGTTTGGGGCCATTGACGAAGCGTTTCGCGTCGAACCGCTTCTGTGCGAGGGGTGCGGCGTGTGCGCCCATGTGTGTCCTGAACGGGCCGTAAAGTTTCTCGAAAAGACCTGCGGCGTCTGGTATGTGTCGAATACGGTCTACGGCCCCATGGTGCATGCTCGGCTCGGCATTGCAGAAGAAAATTCGGGCAAATTGGTGACCCTCGTCCGCCGCGAAGCGCGCCGCCTTGCCGAAAGCCGCCGCATGGATCTGATCCTGACCGACGGTCCGCCGGGTGTGGGATGCCCCGTGATCGCCTCCATCGGAAACGCCGATGCCGTCTTGGCGGTGGCGGAACCCACGGTTTCCGGGCGCCACGATATGGAGCGCGTCCTTGCCTTGGCCAATCACTTTCGAGTGCCCGCTGCTGTGTGCGTGAATAAATGCGATCTGCACCCGCAAGGAGCTCATGAAATCGCGGAAGAGGCGCGCAAGCGAGGGGCCCCTTTTTTGGGTTTTATCCCTTTTGACCCCTTGGTGACCCGGTCTCAGGTTGACGGCCGAAGCCTGGTCGAATACGGTGAAACACTGGTTGTGCGATCCATTCAAAAGGTCTGGGAAGGTCTGCAGGCTCTTTTAGAAGAAAACGCAGACGGTGCCCTCGAGCCTTTCGAGGACACGCCGATGGCATGGGACAGAGCGCAGGCGTAA
- a CDS encoding MFS transporter, translating into MFLGMSPSRWWILIFSRLWLNAGVRLAYPFLPTIARGLGIGMEQAGFLVAARSFVGLSAIAFGFLSEKKGEKVGLLVGLVFFSLGGLSIGLYRTYPWVLVGFILMGLAHAVYNPAVQSYVSAHVPYAGRARALGLLESSWSMGWFVGMPVGGFLIARFGWHVPYGALGLIGMVLCLATTRLPAAPEPHRAHPSTPPTSRDNPRSTPCKTAIPNHRTMEKITAHRPVAFTFRRRLWPALAVTFFALFANESLMIVYGAWMEFRFAVGIDSLGLLSTSIGVMELAAELSVALVVDRLGKKRALAAGLLGAAACYAALLMAQESLPLAMVVFGAIAYCFEFTVVSSFPYMSELDPGARRRWLSANYTLMVAGRVAGALAGPWLWEHTHTLYGHIGLSFVATLMAFGFLRLAPNPDHKPAATSGRC; encoded by the coding sequence GTGTTTTTGGGCATGTCGCCGAGTCGTTGGTGGATTCTTATCTTCAGCCGTCTGTGGCTCAACGCCGGAGTGCGCCTGGCCTACCCTTTTCTTCCCACCATCGCCCGAGGTTTGGGGATCGGCATGGAACAGGCCGGTTTTCTTGTGGCCGCACGATCCTTCGTCGGCCTTTCCGCCATTGCCTTCGGTTTTCTTTCCGAAAAAAAAGGCGAAAAGGTCGGGCTTCTCGTGGGACTGGTTTTTTTTTCGCTCGGTGGTTTATCCATCGGCTTGTACCGAACCTACCCGTGGGTCCTCGTCGGCTTTATTCTCATGGGCTTGGCTCACGCCGTCTACAATCCGGCGGTGCAATCTTATGTGAGCGCCCACGTGCCCTACGCCGGTCGAGCCCGGGCTCTGGGGCTGCTGGAATCGTCCTGGTCCATGGGATGGTTCGTTGGCATGCCGGTGGGAGGGTTCCTGATTGCCCGATTCGGCTGGCATGTCCCTTATGGAGCCTTGGGCCTGATCGGGATGGTGCTTTGCCTGGCAACGACGCGCCTTCCTGCGGCCCCCGAACCCCATCGAGCCCACCCTTCTACCCCCCCAACCTCAAGGGACAATCCCAGGTCTACTCCGTGCAAAACGGCGATCCCAAACCATAGGACCATGGAAAAAATCACGGCCCATCGCCCTGTGGCTTTCACTTTTCGACGGAGGCTTTGGCCCGCCCTGGCCGTGACCTTTTTCGCCCTTTTCGCCAACGAAAGCCTCATGATCGTCTATGGGGCCTGGATGGAATTTCGCTTTGCCGTGGGCATCGACTCTTTAGGCCTTCTTTCCACATCCATTGGCGTCATGGAACTGGCGGCGGAATTGAGCGTGGCTCTGGTGGTGGACCGATTGGGGAAAAAACGCGCTCTGGCTGCGGGACTTCTGGGGGCGGCCGCGTGTTATGCCGCACTCCTAATGGCTCAGGAATCCCTGCCCCTCGCCATGGTCGTGTTCGGGGCCATCGCCTATTGTTTTGAATTCACCGTGGTCAGTTCTTTTCCCTACATGTCAGAGCTTGATCCCGGTGCGAGACGGCGTTGGCTTTCAGCCAATTACACGCTCATGGTCGCCGGCCGCGTGGCGGGGGCTCTGGCCGGACCCTGGCTATGGGAACACACCCACACCCTTTACGGCCATATCGGCCTCTCTTTCGTGGCAACCCTCATGGCCTTTGGCTTTCTTCGCCTGGCACCAAACCCGGATCACAAGCCCGCAGCAACTTCCGGCCGATGTTGA
- a CDS encoding HDOD domain-containing protein codes for MTNDHEWFKALPGIHEKILIGLYNVGSLRNLASGDVLFREGEGDRTIHLLLKGSLRLLKRSGSTTRQVAVCQPGDVLCESRFFASSGTLTAAVATQAAMVLSFPETLLDSLEPSLSAFLTKKLIDTFQRRLQEHMARQESLSAHCDFMTRFARRSIVERTQDYTQSEMIVGMLKKVPQLPMYASRLAHMLLDAKVSAKDVAALAKNDPSLVSAVLKRVNSAYYNWQKKISDFQHAVILLGFNQVYQLVIADGLRRTMPNTPPFRALHNHSVVISHMAYEIAQLVNRQQASMVSTVALLHDIGKSVLLLMKKQNPKLSVLIDLLDSAKLGSLLLQEWNIPENVCRAVEMQDYPIFSPPDQIPANARLLVAILDVSHQCAELIQGASRENLWKPYNEEWLRVLNLRVKDVESLTRDHLLPSLEKKGGALPEHVRQFLKGIHEKDQALDDTAHDAPQPFP; via the coding sequence ATGACGAACGATCACGAGTGGTTCAAGGCTTTGCCGGGAATCCATGAGAAAATTCTCATCGGGCTCTACAATGTGGGTTCCCTGAGAAACCTTGCCTCCGGTGATGTGTTATTTCGCGAAGGGGAAGGGGACCGAACGATCCATCTGCTCCTCAAGGGAAGCCTGAGGTTGCTCAAGCGCTCGGGCAGCACGACCCGCCAGGTGGCGGTGTGCCAGCCCGGAGATGTCCTGTGTGAAAGCCGGTTTTTTGCCTCCTCGGGAACTCTCACGGCCGCCGTCGCCACACAGGCCGCCATGGTGCTGTCCTTTCCCGAAACACTCCTGGACAGCCTGGAGCCTTCCCTCAGCGCCTTTCTGACCAAGAAACTCATCGACACCTTTCAAAGGCGGCTTCAAGAGCACATGGCCCGCCAGGAAAGCTTATCGGCCCATTGTGATTTCATGACCCGGTTTGCGCGCCGAAGCATCGTGGAACGCACTCAAGATTACACGCAGTCGGAGATGATCGTGGGCATGCTCAAAAAGGTGCCCCAGCTGCCCATGTATGCCAGCCGCCTGGCCCATATGCTTCTCGACGCCAAGGTATCGGCCAAAGACGTGGCCGCCCTAGCCAAGAACGACCCGTCTCTCGTCAGCGCCGTTCTCAAGCGCGTCAATTCCGCTTACTACAATTGGCAAAAGAAAATTTCGGACTTTCAGCACGCCGTCATTCTTCTCGGATTCAACCAAGTCTATCAGTTGGTCATTGCCGACGGGCTGCGTCGCACCATGCCCAATACGCCCCCTTTTCGAGCATTGCACAACCATTCGGTGGTTATTTCTCACATGGCCTACGAAATCGCCCAGTTGGTCAACCGCCAGCAAGCGTCCATGGTGAGCACGGTGGCACTGCTGCACGACATCGGCAAGAGCGTTCTGCTCCTCATGAAAAAGCAAAATCCAAAGCTCTCCGTGCTTATCGACCTGCTGGATTCCGCCAAGCTGGGATCCCTTTTGCTGCAGGAATGGAACATTCCGGAAAACGTCTGCCGTGCCGTGGAAATGCAAGACTACCCGATTTTTTCGCCGCCCGATCAGATTCCCGCCAACGCCCGCCTTTTGGTGGCCATTCTTGACGTTTCGCATCAATGCGCCGAACTCATTCAGGGGGCATCTCGAGAAAACCTCTGGAAACCCTATAATGAAGAATGGCTTCGCGTCTTGAACCTGCGGGTCAAGGACGTGGAAAGCCTCACCCGCGATCACCTGCTCCCCAGCTTGGAAAAGAAGGGCGGCGCCCTTCCGGAACACGTTCGCCAATTTCTTAAGGGCATCCATGAAAAGGATCAGGCCCTCGACGACACCGCCCACGACGCTCCACAGCCGTTCCCGTAA
- a CDS encoding NifB/NifX family molybdenum-iron cluster-binding protein, whose protein sequence is MKVAVSCTGKDVNSQVDPRFGRTAFFLLVDTETLDFEVVSNSQNLQAAQGAGVQAASLIAQMKPAAVLTGHCGPKAFQVLQAAGIPVYVGVSGTVKEAVARFKKGDLTPSTAPNAPGHW, encoded by the coding sequence ATGAAAGTCGCCGTGAGCTGCACGGGAAAGGATGTGAATTCCCAGGTGGATCCAAGGTTCGGCAGGACTGCGTTTTTTCTACTGGTGGATACAGAAACTCTGGACTTCGAGGTCGTTTCCAACAGCCAAAATCTTCAGGCCGCTCAAGGCGCCGGAGTCCAGGCGGCCTCTTTGATCGCCCAAATGAAGCCCGCAGCCGTCCTCACCGGGCACTGCGGTCCCAAAGCTTTTCAGGTGCTTCAAGCCGCAGGCATTCCCGTTTACGTGGGGGTTTCGGGGACCGTCAAGGAGGCCGTCGCCCGCTTTAAAAAAGGGGACCTTACGCCATCGACGGCTCCCAACGCGCCAGGTCACTGGTGA
- a CDS encoding universal stress protein encodes MKSLRRKGWGGRHPIEKEFKAAGFDRKTPALEDNPSISILEVADEENVSAIILGSHGRSNLSAVLSGSLSNDVIRHAKKPVIVVKRNDESIGGGGRRNTGK; translated from the coding sequence TTGAAGTCGCTCCGGCGGAAAGGCTGGGGAGGAAGGCACCCCATTGAGAAGGAGTTCAAGGCCGCGGGCTTTGACAGAAAGACTCCAGCGCTAGAGGACAATCCGTCCATAAGCATTCTGGAAGTGGCCGATGAGGAAAACGTGTCGGCGATCATCTTGGGCTCCCACGGCCGGAGCAATTTGAGTGCCGTGCTATCGGGTTCGCTTTCGAACGACGTGATCCGTCATGCCAAGAAACCCGTCATCGTGGTCAAGAGGAATGATGAATCTATTGGGGGAGGCGGAAGGCGCAACACGGGGAAATGA
- a CDS encoding rubredoxin-like domain-containing protein, translating into MTIWKCNNCGHTLQALTPPETCPSCKEKCEFLDVTCYIPECGGPDSGNVNPQVFQESSKSQK; encoded by the coding sequence ATGACCATCTGGAAATGCAACAATTGCGGTCATACTCTGCAGGCGCTCACGCCCCCGGAAACCTGCCCGTCGTGCAAGGAAAAATGCGAATTCCTGGATGTCACCTGCTACATTCCGGAATGCGGCGGGCCCGATTCAGGGAACGTGAATCCTCAGGTCTTTCAGGAAAGCAGCAAATCCCAAAAATAA
- a CDS encoding iron-sulfur cluster carrier protein MrpORP, with translation MAHSCQHGDSACSGGKAHADKDEDRLVHEQLRRIGHKLLVMSGKGGVGKSSVAAGLAIALAQRGFRVGLLDVDLHGPSIPKILGVQGSFHVDDQKRLVPHALTENLHVVSIQLLLDNPDAAVIWRGPVKHGVIKQFIAEVHWGDLDYLIVDCPPGTGDEPLSIAQTIPDVHAVVVTTPQEIALQDVRKSINFCRRAHVPILGLVENMSALVCPHCGKEVPLFGAGGGRKTAERMHVHFLGNLPFDLRVVEAGDAGTTLGLVQSENGSYANALNALTAEVIQRCSPPADFQDQEIRREESEEKTAMEPNVLRIAVPTAEGRLCNHFGHCEKFVLIDVRGSEIQNRTEVTPPPHEPGLLPRWLADHGVGMVIAGGMGRRAIGLFEERGIRVLTGAPTDDPQNLVRRYLEGTLECGANVCDH, from the coding sequence ATGGCACATTCATGTCAGCACGGAGATTCGGCCTGCTCGGGCGGAAAGGCGCATGCCGATAAGGACGAGGACCGTCTGGTGCACGAGCAGCTGCGCCGCATCGGTCATAAGCTTTTGGTCATGAGCGGCAAAGGCGGTGTGGGCAAAAGCAGTGTGGCAGCGGGGTTGGCCATCGCCCTGGCGCAAAGAGGTTTTCGAGTGGGGCTTTTGGACGTGGACCTTCACGGACCGAGCATCCCCAAGATCCTCGGGGTTCAAGGGAGCTTTCATGTGGATGACCAGAAACGATTGGTTCCGCACGCCTTGACGGAAAACCTGCATGTGGTGTCCATCCAACTCCTGTTAGACAATCCAGATGCCGCCGTGATTTGGAGAGGACCCGTCAAACACGGGGTCATCAAGCAATTTATCGCCGAGGTGCATTGGGGCGATCTGGATTATCTGATCGTGGACTGTCCCCCGGGAACAGGCGATGAGCCCCTGAGCATTGCCCAGACGATACCCGACGTTCATGCCGTGGTCGTGACAACGCCTCAGGAAATCGCCCTGCAGGATGTTCGAAAATCCATCAACTTTTGCCGCCGGGCCCATGTGCCGATCCTGGGCCTTGTGGAAAACATGAGCGCGTTGGTATGCCCCCATTGCGGCAAGGAAGTGCCCCTTTTTGGGGCCGGAGGGGGCCGAAAAACCGCCGAGCGCATGCACGTCCATTTTCTGGGAAACCTGCCTTTCGATCTGCGCGTCGTGGAGGCTGGGGACGCCGGAACGACGCTGGGGCTGGTGCAGTCGGAAAACGGCTCCTATGCCAACGCCTTGAACGCTCTGACGGCAGAGGTCATCCAAAGGTGCTCGCCGCCGGCCGATTTTCAAGACCAAGAAATCCGAAGGGAAGAAAGCGAGGAAAAAACCGCCATGGAACCCAATGTTTTGCGCATCGCTGTTCCTACTGCTGAAGGAAGATTGTGCAATCATTTCGGGCACTGCGAAAAGTTTGTCCTTATCGACGTGCGCGGCTCGGAAATTCAAAACCGCACCGAAGTGACGCCTCCCCCTCATGAACCGGGCCTTCTTCCGCGTTGGCTGGCCGATCACGGGGTGGGAATGGTCATCGCCGGAGGAATGGGCCGGCGGGCCATCGGCCTTTTCGAAGAAAGGGGAATTCGAGTGCTCACGGGCGCCCCCACCGACGATCCGCAGAACCTGGTGCGGCGCTATCTTGAAGGCACTTTGGAATGCGGAGCCAACGTCTGCGATCATTGA
- a CDS encoding NifB/NifX family molybdenum-iron cluster-binding protein — translation MVAVAVFKGRVAPVLDWCTQIFLIGDFGEGDFAGTVLDVGDWSPYERLERIKAENAIVLICGAISRELLLYAEGLGLHVLHGVAGNVDEVLRAYRSGRLDQPDFWLPGCGGPRRYRSCRSFLGKEGEKIMAPGKGKGFGSSGGGGGRGQGRGQGQGGRGRCRAGGGQGAGMGRGAQGVSAMCACPACGEKVPHRPGVPCVEMTCPKCGKAMVRGDAI, via the coding sequence ATGGTGGCTGTGGCCGTTTTCAAGGGCCGTGTGGCACCGGTACTGGACTGGTGCACGCAGATTTTTCTTATCGGCGATTTCGGCGAGGGGGATTTCGCAGGCACCGTTTTGGATGTGGGCGATTGGAGCCCCTATGAACGGCTGGAGCGGATCAAAGCAGAAAACGCCATTGTGTTGATCTGCGGGGCCATCAGCCGCGAATTGCTTCTTTACGCGGAGGGCCTGGGCCTGCACGTGTTGCACGGAGTGGCGGGAAATGTGGACGAGGTGCTTCGGGCCTACCGCAGCGGGCGGCTGGACCAGCCTGACTTTTGGCTGCCGGGATGTGGCGGACCGAGGCGGTATCGATCGTGTCGGTCCTTTTTGGGCAAGGAAGGAGAAAAGATCATGGCGCCGGGAAAAGGCAAAGGCTTTGGAAGTTCGGGTGGGGGTGGAGGCCGAGGGCAAGGCCGAGGTCAAGGCCAGGGTGGTCGAGGACGCTGCCGAGCCGGAGGGGGACAGGGAGCCGGCATGGGGCGCGGCGCTCAGGGAGTTTCCGCGATGTGCGCCTGCCCCGCCTGCGGCGAAAAGGTGCCCCATCGACCAGGTGTTCCGTGTGTGGAGATGACTTGTCCCAAGTGCGGCAAAGCCATGGTGCGGGGGGATGCGATATGA